One genomic window of Panicum hallii strain FIL2 chromosome 6, PHallii_v3.1, whole genome shotgun sequence includes the following:
- the LOC112898135 gene encoding uncharacterized protein LOC112898135, with the protein MSKWGSSATQSRGSGASRIVERHLEPSSMWELQPYPLGKETGLPLIPCPDCGMARVIERRSGKDTTENYLRVFFKCPRNSFPKLCGFYNFQRQYLDKLEELGIVAIHKFPLAVDIGDEAEEVADASSGRMVMNMRAGELQIEAKVDNLACKFNLLMSVLVVGLGCVLMYVAGRQ; encoded by the exons ATGTCCAAGTGGGGTAGCTCGGCTACTCAATCGAGGGGCAGTGGAGCGTCCAGGATAGTTGAGCGCCATCTGGAGCCAAGCTCGATGTGGGAGCTGCAGCCATATCCTCTTGGTAAGGAGACTGGACTCCCCTTGATCCCATGCCCTGACTGTGGGATGGCGAGGGTGATAGAGAGGCGGTCAGGGAAGGACACGACCGAGAACTACCTGCGTGTGTTCTTCAAATGTCCACGGAACTCA TTTCCTAAGCTTTGCGGGTTCTATAATTTCCAAAGGCAGTATTTGGATAAGCTGGAGGAGCTTGGCATTGTCGCAATCCACAAATTCCCCCTGGCAGTGGACATTGGTGATGAAGCTGAAGAGGTAGCAGATGCATCATCTGGGAGAATGGTCATGAATATGCGAGCTGGTGAACTACAGATTGAGGCCAAGGTGGACAATCTTGCGTGCAagttcaaccttttgatgtctgttTTAGTAGTtggtcttggctgtgtgttgatgtaTGTTGCAGGCAGGCAGTGA